From Nymphalis io chromosome 29, ilAglIoxx1.1, whole genome shotgun sequence:
cgaggcacgaaacTACGGGACTATTGAAGACACGACCAATTTCAAGCCGCTTTTTTTGTGGTCCGACGCGGGTTATTAACCCAAGACCTCTCCGCAGGTTATAAAAGTATCTACAACGTAATAATCACTAGACTGACTAGGCATGTATAttctatatagtatataaagaaAACTAACGGCCCGTCTAGACTTCGTACGGGATAAATTTATAGTATCGCCTAAGTTAATATTTCAACACATTTCAGCTTTCTAGACTCGTATAGTTTCGACTGAGCGTTGAAAGTCAGTCAGGACAAAGTATTTCTAATTAGCTCGAAACTATATTTGCTCGTTTCAAatcttatataagtatatacaatgTCCGAttgcttactaatattataaattcaaaagaaaCTGTCTaatacgctttcacggctaaacctcTGAACATGATGAAATTTGAACCTCGTGGAAGCACATAgtactttttaataacaaaacccCCATCATCAACATCTCCCTCTTTGCCTAACAAAGCTTACATGATAAATTCTAATGAAAGACACTCAATCGTTAATCAGATTGCATTGAAATTTCATACAGCTTGTCGGCGCGTGGGAAGGTCTTGGCATAGTGTCAACATTTATAATACGCGACTCGGgacgttattatttttctactgtttattattgtttacaaaGAACCGAGCTGGATTTTGAGAAATTAATGTTCTATAGAGGGGGGCTCTCTTGTGAAGGCCCGCCTCCCTgacaaagaaattaaatttggcattgttgtattccggtaataactaataaataacatatattattttaaaataaatcaaatatttagttTCGTTAACGAATAGTATAATTGTCAACGAAGCGTAATACAAAAGCGTCCCCATAAAATACGCAAGTATCGAGATCGTATGtagaaaaaaagttataacacAAAAACGATCAGttgatgaatattaattaagtatataaagcgaatatagtaatatgtatagtaaaatatagtaaatgaaTAGTGTAACAAAacggtacagtaacagccttgaatgtcccacagctgggctaaggccttctctccctttttaaggagatgatttggagcttattccaccactccaatgcgggttggtggttgattacacgtggcagaatttcgatgaaataagagacatgcaggtttcttcacgatgttttccttcaccgtcaagcacgagatgaattataaacaaaaattaagcacatgaaaatccagcggtgcttgcccgggtttgaaccgtgggttcaatcatcggttaagattcacgcattctaataGTGTGACGtgtaacgaaaaaaaatatgtataatacttggtggtagggctctgtgcaatcCCACCTGGGTATGTACCATACACTcaccacatattctaccgccaaagcaatacttagtattgctgtgttcccgtttgaagggtgagttgtaactacaggcacaaggggcgtAACCTCTTAAGTTTGTTAGTTGGTGGTATAGACGATGTATGGAATCTTGACTTACCATGAGGTGACCCATTCgcctatctatttaaaaaaaaaacttcgatatcccaactaatattacaaatacgaaagcgagtttgtttgtttaaaacgcTAAGTaaaaactagtattttataaattgtcgCATATCTTTTACTGGATATGCATTCGCCAAGAACGCAAGGTCTCGGTCATTAAACTCCGTTATTTGCGCAACATGGCGGCCTCCCTTCGTTATATAGAAggcgaacaaaaaaaaaaatttaaaaaaaaaatcgctcaGTATCAACACGTTCATTACGAGGAAGACATTTCAGCTGACTTTTAACCAGCTGAGCTATACTGTATGAACTAACTTCATTGCTCACTCATTAAATGTTGAGAAGtgacttatgttgatataccATTTTGATtcttgtattcttgaaatgtcacaattattatgatcaatgtcgcatatcactatcTGACATTTCAGGACCGTTTTCTACTATGAGTTCTAAGTTtgtcttacagaatagctcaaCTGTTCTCAACGAAGCTCGAAACCTTACAAACTCACGCTGGtagatattcattttattatccttaatattacaatttataaaatgcaaaaaaaaaaaacagaaagaaGAAACGGATGTCACAGattctaaattataaaacacattcaaaaaaaacaatacattgagaaagtaaataatttaaaaaaaaaaggtaatacaCTAGCCAGATgttgaaaataaagaaaaacacacCACTCATGCAAACTACGACAGTAAAAACAACCACAAACTACCtttttgttcaatttaaaaaattaaaaataaatctaaataattgcGGTATAGTATCCTTCACATTTGTTATCatatcatttgtattttttctttaataataataaataatggatGTTTATTTACACTATTTATATCAttcttatttactaaatataattaacttcaCAATTCATTATAACAATGATGAACTTCGAACAGAACTAAATATATGTCTCTTTCTTTTGTGCAGAGTTAGAAAGGCATAACCAAACAGTCCTGTTATGTAAAATTCTCATATTACAATAACTTTTCAAACTCAAGTCAAACAAAAATGGctaatcattatcattaaaaaaactaatggtttatttcttaattacaaacacattaaaattacaaataattataaagaattgaacaatattattattgagaaaCATGcctttctataatattaattgccTATCTTCACCTACTTCGCAcccaatatttttagtttattgcaCCATGCTGCTGCAATGCATCTAACGGATACACATGAAGCGGAATTACATCAgaaatatgcaggtttcctcgtggTTTCTTCACCATAGAGCATtagtttaatcaaaattatgGTGCTTGCCAAGGATTGAACTCACAACCTTTGGTTAAGTTTCACATGGGTATTCTATTGgcttttaaaaaactatttttgcaaatacaaacaaacagaTACATTTGTCCAAAAAGATtccttattacattattatataagtacctTAAAGGTTTATATAAggcttttttatatagtaatagtgTAACTTAACCATGTTATACGGTACATAAGTATGAGCACATAAGGAAGCCTTATATtgccaaaatatttaattcattttatttttctaaaccaACTTAGGTGTTTTGATGTATGTAGATTGCAAATTACatactatttaatatacttatgtaattttttatttaaccctAGAGAACTTATgtgactttatataaatatcaacgaTAACATATTCATGGTAAGTATATATCTCTTAAATGTATTagtaaaattagtaataaaacaattcaCCGATGAACCAGTTAGTTTTTACCTATGTATTTTTAGattacttatatactttttgcTATTTACGATATGATATATTCCGTTCCAATTACAGCAGGAGtagagataaacaaaccttacatGTACATATTCCATGCTATTATTTAATTGCACTTTTATGTAATGGACTACAAATAATTCTCGTTAAcatttaactattaaattttattttttattttattaaataggaagccaacactgtatacaattttgtttcttattctagactacaatctttaataacttaaatataaaaattgcatacctCACTTACAGGCTAACTATGTATAGGAAGAAAAAGTACATTCTTtcttataaaaagttaagtacttatatacatttaaattttatttacaaacatattcAGGAAGCAACATAAATATTACAGATTATTAAGATCAAGACCttcaagttgtttatttatcttcacTCCCActgttgaaatattattaatactaatataattaaaatacaataaaaatttcaatctTACAATGCTTCATCACCGCGCGATTTCAATTCATTGTTTctggaataattattataattaattaaatatatgatttcttattatttaattccattgtctgctaaatctaaattaaatgtaattatattatgtaatagttatgaaattgttatttaaaataattcattaaacatAAGCTACTAAAGGTTCGGAACGTACTTTAAAACTGCCagttaataatgaaaatgaaacaTATTTAGAGAAAGAAATGGTTCAATGAAATATTGTATTGTGACAACATTATTgtggtgaaagttatgaaatatataacaatacattaCTTCTGTAAagacaaaattatattgtaacaaagTCAGGCTGCCGAGAGAAATCCGTCCTGACAGTGCAATTGTCAAACGGACAATGTAACTTTGAAGTGATGAGaattacgataaaaatattattagttcttTTGCactattatcaaatatatcatGGTTAACTTCATTTGTTATAATTagaggtaataaataaataacgtcatctatttaattttagcaTTTAGTCAATCAAGTTACAGTAGCTCATAATCTCAGCCGCCAGACTCTAATTctcttaatatttacaatttaaattcaatgaaattttctaacgaaatttacaatttaatattacatattgcaAAAATTTGTTTCCATTTTGGTTATggaattaacaaataattacattacctCTTATCTCTCTGATGTGACATAAGTAAGCTCCTAGTAAAATTTTCTATGTAACTTCTTGTTAAGGGTTGTTCATAGCTCGGATAATCTAAGGACGTTGTTACATCCCATTCAGAAAGTTCAGAGTCATTTAAATCATTCCCAGACGTCAATGTGTTGAACATATTATAATCGGATTCGTCACTGTCCATATAGTCGTCACCATCGGATGTACTCCTAGAGGTATCTGTGCTAGACTGACTATAGCTATTTTGACTATCCGAGAAGCTTGATTCGTCACTTTCATATGTTTCATTCTCCGAGTCATTATTATTGTCACATTTACATGTAAAACTATCTTCGAATATGCTCGTATCAGTTGTACTGTGTTCTGAGAGAGTGGTGTAAGAGTCGTCCGAGATATATATTGGTTCTTCATTTGCATgccttatataataacaatgatgattatatggaataaaaaaaacaatgactaTGAAATGATGTGAGTTTGTTACTTAACaagaaattataaacaaaattatgggCTCATAGAagaataactaaaaaaatattatttcgtagTATTAATGAGCAtgaagtttaaattattattaaattttaaatttattctgtataaaaaaCTTACTAACTAAAAGGAGCCTTGAACGATAATATTCATGTGGAAATTGGGAAAAAAACGAGTTTGATTGTGTGCATTATGTACACGCGTGCGGATTATGAAATTAGAAATTAGCGTTAATACAAGcgaaacatttataacattcaaaGAAAATTATGCAGCGCCatatataatgttatcttagtttaaaataattgcaaaattcaatacttagtaattattttacaaaataagtttgAATCTACAATATAATtagtgaatattaaataatatttaaaaatgtactcaCAAAGTATGGGGAGAATCACAGGTCCAGCCCTGCGTGGTAGAACCTGCAGCTGTTGGATTTTCTGTTCTTTTGTTGATGAAGTAATACAAAGCAGCCCCAACACCGACGCCTATAGCTGCGGCGACGGCCAAGCCTGTTCCTAGTCCACTTTTTTCCTTTTCCTTATCCTCTTCACGGAAActcattgtaataatattttcttaaattgcgttttattctcTGAATACCTTCATGCTATGCtatgattgaaaatattttttcaatgtttatttttgacGTTGCCACATGTtgctattacaaaaaaaaacgaattaaacaaattattatttttagaatattttctaATTTGATAAATGGGTAACAATTATTGTATGCAtaccgatttaaataaaatagattatgtcgtcgtatttataataaagatctTATTATTTGTCGTTTCATTTACTTGCAGATTCTTTAAGAGCTACATCTTTTTACTTTTTGCAATAGCAATAccgaatcataattttatattctgtgATAAATGTGTCTCTAGAGGGGGAATTACgcagttttgtaaaaaaatatacacgtaGCAGTGTAATTCCCCTTTTCTTTTACTTTGCTTTGTGAATTTCTGCAGACATATTGTAAGCATACGCTCGTTTTGTTTCTTAGTTGCTAAGATACAAAGCCAATTTTGTCAATAACCTTTTAAGTGAGTGTACTAAGTACTCGTGTCGAAAATATAACACGcaagtaggtacttaattaGAAATTGCTAAATTAAATGTGCTTTTATGTAAAATGACAAAGAAAGACGTCCTTATAATTTCCATCCTTTTTTAGAAACTTTTATTTAGTTTCACCTGTCCGCGTATCTATAAACAAATcttgcaaattaaattattgacttACTTCCCGATTTTCGATTGAGTTTTGATTTTTCAGAATACGTTTATTTTACGTATCAATGCATGAAATACCGCCATTTTAGTCAATATGGAAGCCGCAAAATGGCTATTTCTCATTCCCATATTAAACGCTATGTTATGGTATCAAGTGTTGAGCGAAatgcgttaaaatattttttaaggttattttgtttgatttttataaatttggtaattattatttatataaaattaactgaaATGCAATTTACGTGAAGCGTCGACCAGAGGGCGTTGAAAGACAATAAACTAAACTCAACAATCAAATCAACAAATTCTTCAGATTCTTTATCAGAATCTGCTAGGATGCTCCTGGAATTTTATCTAATAGCAATAAAgtgatgttacaaaatatagaagAGACAATGGGACTGACATGCCTGTGTAGGACAAAAGTCACtaaatgaaataagaaaaagaaaaaagtctAATAGTCTATGTTTCATAGCCTGGGCTTTTTATTTGGAAAGTTTTTGGACTATATAACAACACGCTAAGACCTGTGAAAGTggaatatgatttataaaagtcttaaataaattaagttgtgCCGTGCTCGCAGCTCTACGAAGCCCGCTTTTAAACCACCACCAACCAccgaacatttttaaattttcagatCTAAAATGGAGCCAGTAATTAAAGGTGTGGCAATTGGCGTTGTCGCTGCAGTCGCGTTGCTTACTTTGCTTGTCGAGTGGTGGCAACACCAGAATATACCGGAACCACAAGAAGCATATGGAAGACGTCCAAGAAGGAATAATTGAATAGCGCCACAAGAAAACTCTTTTTACGCTGGTaagttgaaattattttctaaatggGGTTAAACTGTTATTGTTAACCCTTGCGAGCAATATAATAatcaagaatttttttttacctattactaAAAATGCACCAGAGCATATATCTCGAAACAGCctatcatttaaaaacaaatacagtgataaaaacttaataacacaACTCggtcattataataaatacatcatgATTACAAATCATCAATCACGATTACAGAATAATGAAAGTaatcaaaaaagtaaaataagagAGTGCGTCAAGTGCCATAAGCCTGCCCATAGTTATTTAAGAGACTAGAGACTTTGcgtcataataatatatgtaatcaaTGAGAGTATTATGAAATCTCTTCTCAGCGACGTGAGACGTtgatctataataaaaaagtgtcatcttttatacgtgacattggcagaatatttttcgCTGAAATAGCGTATATACAcgccaaaaaataaaaaaagctttttcATTCTTTTCAGATGGCGCGTAATCAAGCAATAAGAatgttataacattatttaatgtaaGGATAATGTTATTGGAATTCATTTGACATATTAAATGATGTAatcaaattattgtattgtattattgatattatcatTCTTTAGTCTTTGTATAAACATCTATATACACTATTAACGTATTAGGAGGTATGGCTCGCCGGTGTCTAAGGCGCCGCGTGCGCCCCGaaaatcggaatacccactaaaaaaccagcgataccctctccgtcttaacgagaagcgccacgggatcgcttgcgcatgctaccgtgatatTAGTAGTCACTACTAACCCCCAGAATACTTTCACTCGGTGAC
This genomic window contains:
- the LOC126779630 gene encoding uncharacterized protein LOC126779630; protein product: MSFREEDKEKEKSGLGTGLAVAAAIGVGVGAALYYFINKRTENPTAAGSTTQGWTCDSPHTLHANEEPIYISDDSYTTLSEHSTTDTSIFEDSFTCKCDNNNDSENETYESDESSFSDSQNSYSQSSTDTSRSTSDGDDYMDSDESDYNMFNTLTSGNDLNDSELSEWDVTTSLDYPSYEQPLTRSYIENFTRSLLMSHQRDKRNNELKSRGDEAFRERTWSLEECSICFDVILRDQEIMSLPCTHNFHTKCILPWLQEQQTCPNCRKSID